The sequence CAAATATTTGACCCACTGTTAAATTCGTACAACGTGTTACAGCGCCAAACAAACCGGCTCGCACGAGAGGTATTGGCTGTCGCGCATTTCTTGAACTATTTATTTCTGTTCTCTTGCAGAGTAAATCCTTCCGAGTTTTGTTATTGTAAGAACTCCCTGAAATTTTCTCTTAAAAGGTACTATGGCAGTGATACTAAATAACTTGAAAAATGTAACGTTTTTTTCCGATTTCGTGCGTAGAACTTTATTATGCTTCCCTATTCTCTCTTACGCACCTATAAGGTCGCATTCCAGAAACCATTAGAAAGTTTGAACTTCCAAGAGCAGCTCAGCCTTGTACTTTGTAACTGTTATTGCAAAAGTACTCCGCCACGTTGTAACTATGTTCTGTTCATCGTTCAATTTCTCGTCCCAACTTGGTTTCCTCTTCTTAAATCAATCTCCTTTGAAAGCTTTGTCGCaatgctgtttgtttttgttttttgttactattgttatcattattattattattattattattattattattgttgttattattattattattattattattactagtcaTTCTCAATGAGAAGGGAAATGCTCGAGAGTAAATCTTACAGTAATATTCGACAGTGCAATTATTGCCGAGTTAGATCTTGGTATGTATGTGTGTGGACATGGAAAACGTACTCTAACTTCTAACACAACCAGCTCTGAACAGGCTTTAGTGTTTCTATAATCAATGTGAATTTGCAGAATGAATGTGACAGCATTACGGCAGAATACAACACGTAAGAGGCTTTGGGTCGATAATATTGTGCCAATTGCAGGGCTTCATTGTTTGGTAAACGCTCGCAACGGAGCTTGTTCAGCACCCTCCAAATAGGAGGAGGCCTGATCAATGCAGGCAGCCCCAAAGAGGGGAGATTTTGTAAGACCAAACGCTTTGTAGTAGTCGATGGTGATGGTAGCCTTTGACATAACATGCGACTGTCTTCGTTCCAAACTCGACCGACAAGGCGAAGAATCTGAagcaaaatgtttctcaaaccAGAAAACAACACAGTTTGCAAGCTTTGACAactttcaataaaatatttaagtCGAATCATAGTGATAGTTACCGTGATCATGAAAACCACAGGAAAATCCAGAGGAAAATTCGCCGAAGAAATAACGAGTATACCTCAGAAACCAAACCGCAAAGCATAGCATTTACTATGGGCGAACTCAGGCATTCAATCTCGAGATTCATTGCGCGATAGCCCCGAGATGCATTGCAAGTTAGTGTTTCtctcgctcgctacgctcgctcgAGCAATTATCATGATGTCTCGTTTTGATTGTTGCCTCGTTGGTGGCCTCAAACAATTAGATATGCAAGACTTCAGGTGTCATACTTTGTAGTCAGTGTGAGGGCTAAGAGGTTTCATTTTTGGCGGGAAGATCTTGCGGCGCGCTATGTTGACGACGACAATTAACCATCTCCTTTTTCCGAGGAAAGCTAACGCTTTACTTCATGCGAAGTTAATCTTCACTCATTTATTAGTGAATTCAAGCACTTAGCTAGACCTTCACGTGGCGAAATTGGACATCAAATTCCGGTATAATGCAGAATGCCAGCGTCAGATACAATACGTATGAAAGCTTTATAACTTTCGTTCTTCTTGGACTTAAGCGTTGCCCAAGCAGCCTtgcttctgttttgttttcttaaacaCTATCTCATTTATGGGTTAAAATGATCTTTCTCTTCAAAAGTGTACAGTTTAATGACATGTAAAAAGAGAGACATATTGGCtggaattattttcaaaatcccATTACTCCATATCATAGTTTATCGGCAAAATTGCATTCTTTTATGCGTATATCCTAATGCTCTTTTCATGTGTTGTGTTTTCTGTCTCTTATAACAGGAAATACCACGACCTCGAGAAATGAGGCCATTCATGACCCAGAAACCGAGGAAATGAAGTCGGTGCAAAGTCTGCAGGATATGATTAACAGGTTGTCAGCGATGAAAGTAAAAATGGTAGGGTTAACTTAGTCATGCTATCAAGTGCATCATATATCATCTAGGTGTCCTGCTGCTAGACAGGAAACTGATATATCTTTAATTTGAGATAATATGTTAAGTGGTCAAACTCAATGCACACTGTTCTTTAACTTTCGTCTAAGGCAATGTGGTCGTGAAGattgattttaaattttacaataaagaaATTGCCACGTCGATTCCTATGCACACCTCTTCGTTGTACTCGTCTCACCTTGTGTCGTGATTAAATTCCATTTATAGGGTTAACGTTTGCTGCAATAAAGTATATTCGTAATTCACCGTTGTGTTGTCAGCCTTGTAGTTGGCAACTTACAGTCAGCGTGCACGTAGCATTTTGTGCTCCAGTGCATTGACCGTTTTCAAGTGTCGTTTTTCGCTGTAACCAACAACAAAACGCATGCGtggaccggtggctcagttggttgagcaacggtttgcccTGCGGGAAGTCGTGAGTTCGgatctggccggaccaacactcagggtcttaaaagaactgaggagaaagtgctgcatttgtaattacatctgcaaatgctcactataaaccgtaggccccgtctcacaacccttgaatGTTCACAATTCCGTGGGACGTTAGAGAACCCACatactattcgaaaagagtagggcatgaagttcccggtgttgtggctgccctctATGAAAGTATaccaggtccacatcagctagcTGCCAAAAAAACtcaacctgctcaatcaaataaaagaaagaaagaaataaagcaAGGACGTTACTTGATAGAAATGCGTGATAATCACGCCATCTAAAATGATGCTATGTGCACGTGCTGATCAGTAGAAGAATTCTATGACGTTATACTTTCTTGGAAATCCTCCTGGTGTTTGGCGATAAAACTGGTGATCTTGGAAGTGATTTAAAGAGTCAACCAGTAGGGAATGGCATTGCAAGAATCCTGACGCTGTAAAATCGATCGTGACGGACGCAATCTTTGGGATAAAATACCAACGCCAAACTTGCATGTGAACGAACTCCTGGCCGGGTACAAGATTTAAACTGCTATGCTTGAATATCTCCAAGCTTTCGACTGTGACAAGCAATTTTTTCAAAGTAACAAAGACAATGAAACTGGATATCGTTGAATCCAGCGAACCTAGACTATTTCTAGTGGCAACGGAATCGTTCCGATTAGACTAGCAGTTGTCGGAGTCGATCCGATTAGAGACTGGAGATTTGCTTAGGGCAACTGCGCTGTTTGGTGAGCACAAGAAAAGGAAAGCCTGCTTGCATCAGCCCTCGACTTCAATCTTTGCAAAAAGACCAATGAATATAATTATTTCCATAGCtggattttcattggctcttccTAGAGTTAAAGTATATGATTAGAGTTAAAGTATATGATTTGttgaattgacacaaaaaccAGTTACAtcgtttttttcctttctgaTACAGGAAATCACAGAGCGTGCAGAAGATATTTTTGTAACAAACCATGAAAAACAGGTCTGTGACGCTGTTTTGCTTgttgtttactttatttttgCGAATAGAAGCTGCGGAGGCATAGAAATCCCCAAGCTAGGGTTTGCGCAAGGAAGGGAAGAATGCGGCGATGAAGGGGGTAGACAAGATGATCGTTTTCAGTGACTTGTAAGTGCCCTGAAAAGATGGATCACGAGTTAATTATTTGTTTCTCTGGGTTCTTTCTCGATCTAGGGAATTCACCAAAGTCGCGATTTCAACTGAGTGTTCAAGAGCCCACAAGTCGATCGAAAATGTGTGCGAGCGGAACGCCATTACTATTTCTCATTTTGCTGCTCTTTGCCTTTCACAGATTGAAATTCTGAATGCACATGTGTTTGCCCAGGGTAGAAGAATCAATGAAACTGCCAATAAGGTGAGTCTTTCAAAAAATGTGAAATGTTAGGACAGCAATAATTTTCTAATAATGATGACGATCGAGCTGATAATAGTGGATCCAAATCTTAGACCCACACCCCTTCTGACTCTGTCATGAAACAAATGGTGCGCTTAGTGTACTTGTAAATTTCTACTCCCATGAGGAGCACCATTTTGTAAAAAAAGGGGGGAGAGGGGGAGGTGCCATGCGCTTAGAACAGGTGCGAGAATGCATTTTACCGCAATAAATATTTTTGGGGTTGAGTACACTTTAAACGAATGAAAGAGCTAGTTCCGAAGGAGATTGTGAGGAAGAGAGCGCGGAATTTTGGgaagctctgacgaagggttaatgCTCGATCGTgaaaaatttgaccctttttaATTCCTTTGATACCAATATTTTTAGATTTAAATTACAGCAGATCGTTTTTGGCCTCGATGAGAAGAAAAAACTTTTCGGGACAGTTCACTTAATCGCGCTAATGAACCAGAGTTTCGAAGAGAATGGAAGAGTGAACAAAGAAGAAAACTTTCAGTGTTCTATGGATCCCAATTTGAGAGAAATTAAATCACCAAAAAGGGAACTGGAAGGCctattcatttgaaaattttggaTGTTTCATGCAAtttgtttcaattgtttagGTAGCTGCAGTGGATGGCGTTTGGATGAACATGAGTAATACACAAAAAGCATTTGAATCGAAACTCGACTCTGAATTTCGGCTCATAAACAAATCTATGAAGACGTTGAGCGACAGCGATAGTGACATGGCAGCTTTAATTAATGAACTCAAAGTGAACCAAACAATAACAGATGGGATGCGCAAGAGACTGTCAATGAATGTTTCACAGATCGCGTTAGGTGTGCAAGAGCTAACAAACTCAAGTAAGAACGTGAAGCGTGGAGTTGAGAAGCTGGAACGAGGACACGCCCACATGAGCACGTCCATTCGCGTTCTTGAGACGAAGGCTGTTACGCGGAATGCATCCTATAATAACCTACGGAGTTTGTACGACAATTTAACTGGTTCTCTGTCGACAGTAAATTCAACGTTTCATAGTAAGGTAAGAAAAATGcagtgaaaatcaaaatatattATCAGCTCAGACTCCTAATAATTCCTGTTCGTGCTGGTGAAATGTAAGAACATAGATAAGGGTGCATTTTTGGGTCAAATCCAAATCATAGAATCTTCTTCAGACCAAATTCCATGGGGAAAGGGGATTTAAGGATTTCGAAAACATATATATTCTTGGTCGGTGGTTTCTTGTGAAATATGTGACAGGTACCTCAAGTAACAGTACGTGACATTAGCTTTTATctcacggcggccatattgaatCGTGAGGGACCGAAAACTTTTCTTTTGCCCGCTTGAACACGTTCCCATGCAAATCAACTCAAGGCTCGGGATACGAAATCTGTGTTCTCTACCCAACATGGACGTGGCGTGGCAAAGGTTAATGCTAGCCAGTTTTCTCAAGGAAGGTGACAGAGGGTAACTGTGCGACGCAATATGCTTCCGAAAAATGAGCTTCACAATAATTGTGACCACGATTCCTAAACtaaaacaatttcaaaggaTGAAAAAAGAATATTCGTCGGTTTGTAATTTAGGAGGtatgttttcgttttctttatcACCTATTTAGCGGATCATTCGCAGTCATGACAAGTGATCATTTCTCAGATCTTCAGTTTTCATTGACAGTGAAGAATCCTATATCTGAAAATGTGATTTTCAGATTCTCCCCCAAAAAAATGCACCCTTAATTAGAAATTTCAGACATTTTAACGTATTGGTTGTTTATAAGCTTCAACAGTCGCCCAGAAATGCAGGTAGttagttctttgttttttctctccttttggTTTTGAGGAAGTTCCAGCATTGAAAAGTAAGAGGGaagggagaaaaaaacaaaaatttggttttatcaaacgagttgataaaggttgaattaccaccgtgaaagatttagaaagctactAGGAAGGGAGAAAAGCCTCTATCCCAGGGCATAGGCATGTCCAAATGTAGAATTTAGGAATGCAGGCAGTTTCATGTAAACCGGCACTCTATCTCGCTACTACTTAAGTAACGCTGATAACTGTGAGGGTCATTTACACTACAACTGTTGCAATCCGCAGTTTGAATTCTTGactccgttgaagtcctgaatctTTCAGGCTTCcttacgcaattgcaaaaattgcgttcacaaactgcgaggatcataacaaaagtttggttttatcaaacgagttgataaaggttaaattaccaccgtgaaagggctaacgcttgaaacgtcagctttctaaacctttcacggtggtaatttaacctttatcaactcgtttgataaaaccaaatttttgttttgatctctcccaccgacgcagcatcacagtttctttagaaactagaaatccatttgcgaggatcatagcctatttaatttcatgtattcatgaCTTTTGACATTATGTAAACATGGCATTAGTGTGCATATCCTGCATTTTTGCGCATACACAAGAACCTTAAAAAAGGCTGTCCTTCCACATAACACCTTTCTCGTAGAAAAGCTTACTTAGCTACAATCTTGGACAGAATAAATCGAGAATGTAGAGCAACCACGCCCTAAAACCAATGATGTATTGACGCGCATGATATTGTATGTCAAAGGCAAATTCTGCGTATTTCAAAAATGAGAACGGCGCCAATCCAACGAAATGATTTGCACGTTGTCACAGAGCATTTTTAACGCCGCAATTCGCCTTTGTATTTGTAGGTTGTTCGTTCAACGCAGCGCAAAAGCCCAGGGTTCAAGGAGTGTAGTCACCAGAGAATTTCGGCAATGGCAAGAATGACAAACGGAGAAATGAACTCAACAGTCAATTACAAGAGACCAAGCGTGAGTGCACGCACATTTTTTTATGCCTGTGATACCTTAGCACCTCTATTACAGTACAGAAGGTCCATCCCTCTTTCAGTGAGAGCAATTTCTCCGAAGTTAGAGTTTTTATGTCTAAACCTAGAACTTcagaaaagcaaaattaaagGTTGAATCTCaaggtaaaaaaagaagaatgatATGGACAAGCAGCTGTTAGGCCAAAAAAGTTGTAAATCAAAAAATTCCTGTAACTTGAAGATATCATCACGATCTTGACAATTTGGAAAACTATCACAGCACAAAATGGGTAATATGCTGGAACCAAATGAAGGTACGAATCAACGTGTAATGCTGTTtaagtaaaaatttaaaaaattactaAACTTCCCTGATATAAAGCTCTTCATCCGCCGAAATCATTGTTTATTTTCGATTTAGCTTTCAAATTATTGAACTTGAATGCTGAAAGCGGGCTTTGCAGAAAATTCTTGAGATTGATCAGCGTGTCTGTGTCGCGAACTCCTCTTTGTCTCACCCACAAATGGatttattttgctatttttcaacAGTTTGAGCAAGAAGTGGCAATAACGTGCTCGACAGATTACGCTCGACATGTTAAACTCCTTAGTCCTCACGCTGGGTTTTATAAATGCGAATGTAGGAGTATATCTCCTGTTTTTACACCACAACAAAGTATGCAATGTTTCTTGTATGTATGGGAATGTCCAACTTAATCTGTGCATTTGACGCTCATGGAGTGGAAGAAGGTATCTTTATTTATAAGCACATCTATGAGGCCCTCAAGATGAAAATGAAGCATTCACATCACATTCAAGGAATCAGCAGCTTCTCAGGGACGACGAATGAGCCGTTGGATCTTAAATCATAATGAATGACTCCAACATTTGAGGTAATAGAGATTACTGAAAACCTTCTTACTTTCGACTCAGGTGATTAAAACCTATGATATAGCGGAACGGTGAAACCAAAGTTTGATAATGATTAAAATATGTCACTTTGATTCTAAGCTAAAAAGGGTGTAATAAGGCAATGCGTGCGCAAAGCAAATGAAAGACCTCATATTAATTAACGACGCAGTTCACAAAACAGTTGAACCGATTTATGTATTGCCAAGAAATCTCAAATGTGGGCACTTGACTTGGAAGCTCTATTGCATTTGACAGCTAAGTGGCGTTTCTTAATAGTTGACAATTTTGCTTCACTTTATAGTTTTCATCCCTCATGTAGCGAGCAaatatttcctatttttgaaagaacttaatttttttgttaaaaatcatGGCAAGAAATCTCGGACACGTACGTGCAGATGGTACAGTCAACGAGACCAAACACATCAAAGA is a genomic window of Acropora muricata isolate sample 2 chromosome 8, ASM3666990v1, whole genome shotgun sequence containing:
- the LOC136925641 gene encoding uncharacterized protein isoform X2, whose amino-acid sequence is MPASDTIRNTTTSRNEAIHDPETEEMKSVQSLQDMINRLSAMKVKMEITERAEDIFVTNHEKQIEILNAHVFAQGRRINETANKVAAVDGVWMNMSNTQKAFESKLDSEFRLINKSMKTLSDSDSDMAALINELKVNQTITDGMRKRLSMNVSQIALGVQELTNSSKNVKRGVEKLERGHAHMSTSIRVLETKAVTRNASYNNLRSLYDNLTGSLSTVNSTFHSKVVRSTQRKSPGFKECSHQRISAMARMTNGEMNSTVNYKRPSFEQEVAITCSTDYARHVKLLSPHAGFYKCECRSISPVFTPQQSMQCFLYVWECPT
- the LOC136925641 gene encoding uncharacterized protein isoform X1 — translated: MSSTRGQSMNYLPSQLALPQSPESLGNSKFNSSRRNSYFNAAYEYVETGCGRTGPENAYEELENVGEESRATSVPRKKANDLYESAQQMSHRKRHITECSDVSTASIISTEIVQVKRESCLNKLILHLILAVSVTALVLVILVISGRIGSKCSCIQGNTTTSRNEAIHDPETEEMKSVQSLQDMINRLSAMKVKMEITERAEDIFVTNHEKQIEILNAHVFAQGRRINETANKVAAVDGVWMNMSNTQKAFESKLDSEFRLINKSMKTLSDSDSDMAALINELKVNQTITDGMRKRLSMNVSQIALGVQELTNSSKNVKRGVEKLERGHAHMSTSIRVLETKAVTRNASYNNLRSLYDNLTGSLSTVNSTFHSKVVRSTQRKSPGFKECSHQRISAMARMTNGEMNSTVNYKRPSFEQEVAITCSTDYARHVKLLSPHAGFYKCECRSISPVFTPQQSMQCFLYVWECPT